A window of Periplaneta americana isolate PAMFEO1 chromosome 7, P.americana_PAMFEO1_priV1, whole genome shotgun sequence contains these coding sequences:
- the LOC138703376 gene encoding uncharacterized protein: protein MQPLVIVSLVVLTVGAASAQFFQTPQQFISAPAFHPQPVFGQVNPLPDPSRQSLAHRAVVLNSEAEARLPPALKNRFYDNPRVGAALAKESWFTPGEQQVREREAEKIPRQKIYSILHNAGLVNRR from the coding sequence ATGCAGCCACTGGTGATCGTTTCTTTGGTCGTGCTGACTGTGGGTGCTGCCAGCGCGCAGTTCTTCCAGACGCCCCAGCAGTTCATCAGCGCCCCTGCCTTCCATCCTCAGCCCGTGTTCGGCCAAGTGAATCCGCTGCCCGATCCTTCTCGTCAGTCACTGGCCCATCGTGCGGTGGTCCTGAACTCGGAGGCCGAGGCACGATTGCCACCAGCTCTCAAGAACCGTTTCTATGACAACCCTCGCGTCGGGGCTGCTCTGGCCAAGGAGTCGTGGTTCACTCCCGGTGAACAACAAGTCCGAGAGAGAGAAGCTGAGAAGATCCCTCGCCAGAAGATTTATTCAATCCTCCACAACGCTGGCCTTGTAAACCGACGATGA